Proteins from a single region of Tamandua tetradactyla isolate mTamTet1 chromosome 12, mTamTet1.pri, whole genome shotgun sequence:
- the LOC143651833 gene encoding bridge-like lipid transfer protein family member 1, translating to MIECVPRDILVLSVFLWMTFVLFTGAVSDQKCLERVKVKTESQDPTSSWRSLIPVIKVSVSTGHLAFGNHYQPQTLCINFDDAFLTYTTKPPSSHLDQFMHIVKESLRMSELCLFLVQDMLVFKMMSHQD from the exons ATGATAGAGTGCGTTCCCAGAGACATTTTAGTACTGTCAGTGTTCCTATGGATGacctttgttttgtttactgGAGCAGTCAGTGATCAGAAGTGTTTGGAAAG agtTAAAGTAAAAACAGAATCTCAAGAccccacatcttcatggagatcaCTTATTCCAGTCATAAAAGTCAGTGTGAGCACA ggaCATTTGGCCTTTGGGAATCATTACCAACCTCAAACTTTATGCATCAACTTTGATGATGCTTTCTTAACTTATACTACAAAACCACCTTCGAGTCATCTTGATCAGTTCATGCATATTGTGAAGGAAAGCTTGAGAATGTCCGAGTTATGCTTGTTCCTAGTCCAAGATATGTTGGTCTTCAAAATGATGA GCCACCAAGATTAA